ATGCACCTTAGTACCTTATTATTTAGTGCTCCCGAGCTGCTCGGCCTTTGTGCTCATCGTACACTCATCATCGTAGTATTCCATAGTTAAAAGTGCTAAGCATGGCTGACAAAGCGCATGTTGGCAGGCAGTTCATTTTAATAGCATAAGTTTATACGTGCTTGAACGAGCGCGGATAGTAAGGATAAACTTTTCTTTTAAAATTGATAACCCTGGAGGACATGTCAATGCAGAAGTGTGACATAACTAATTTGCCCGACGCTGAGTTTTCGTTTATCCCTGAAAATGCGCCAAAGTTTGCAACCTACACGCTTAAAAATTTCCGAAATATACAACAGTTGAAGCACTTACCGGAGGATGTCGTTTCTGCCATCGCGGTTGTTGGGCATGTGTTTCCATTTAAGGTCAATAGCTATGTGACTGAAAAATTGATTGATTGGGGAAATGCGCCAAACGACCCGATTTTCACGCTCACCTTTCCGCAAAAAGGCATGTTATTGCCTCACCACTACGAAATCGTTCAAGCCCTTTTAGCCGAAAACGCCCCAAAATCGAAATTAGCCAAAGCAATTAATCAAATTCGCGAAGAACTCAATCCACATCCAGCCGGCCAGCTTGAATTCAATGTGCCAAAATTGAACGGCCAGAAAATTGACGGTTTGCAGCACAAGTACAATGAAACCGCGCTCTTTTTTCCAAGCGAAGGCCAATCTTGCCACGCCTATTGCACTTACTGCTTCCGATGGCCGCAATTCGGTGAAAATGACGATTTGAAAATCGCCACCAACCAAATTGAAAATGTGATCGCTTACCTAAAGCATCATACGGAAATTTCTGATGTGCTAATTACCGGCGGCGATCCGTTAACGATGAGTGCAAAATCTCTCTCGAAATATGTGCTTGCGCTTCTTAGCGAGGACTTGCCACATATTCGAACAATTCGTATCGGCACAAAAACCTTGACTTATTGGCCATATCGGTTTTTAACAGAAAAAGACTCTGAGCAATTGCTGGACGCGTTTCGGATGATTGTTCGCAGCGGCAAGCACCTGGCGTTGATGACGCACTTCAATCATCCAGTCGAGCTTGAAACGCCTGAAGTGGCCGAAGCTATTCAGCGCATTCGAGAAACCGGCGCTGTGATTCGCACACAATCGCCCATTATACGCGGCATCAACGACGACGCGAAAATTTGGTCAGCGCTTTGGAAGCGTCAAGTTAGCTTGGGACTCGTGCCGTATTACATGTTCATTCCACGCGACACTGGGGCGCAGCATTTCTTCCGTATCTCGCTGGTTCGCGCATGGGAAATCTTCAAAGAAGCGTATCAGCATGTAAGTGGGATTTGCCGAACCGTGCGCGGTCCAAGCATGTCAACAAATCCGGGAAAAGTGCAGGTAATGGGCGTCTGCGAAGTGAACGGGCAAAAAGTGATTTCCTTGCAATTTTTGCAAGGTCGCAACCCAGATTGGGTGCTCAGACCGTTTTTCGCGGAATTTAGCGAATCGGCCTTTTGGCTCAGCGAGTTGTCGCCCGCGTTCGGCCAAGAATCTTTTTTCTATGAAGAAGAACTTGCTGAGTTGACCAAACCGATCGAGGATGATTGTTTGGAAGCGGTTTGTTAATTTTCTGGAAAAATGAAAATCCCCCATATTTTTTTGTCGGCCACTTTGGTTTCAAAAAGTGGCTTTTGCTTTTGATGGCGAGGTTGCTTTTTTCAATCAAATCGATGGCTCAAGTTCAGACCGATGACGCCGATGATGATGACCGCGATGGAAATGATTTTCATCGGATTGACGCTTTCCTTAAACCACACGATGCCGATGAGCGCGATAAGCACCGTCCCGAGTCCCGACCAAACCGCGTAGGTGACGCTCACTTCCAATTCTTTGAGCGCGTAAGTGAGCGAGGTGAAGC
Above is a window of Chloroherpeton thalassium ATCC 35110 DNA encoding:
- a CDS encoding DMT family transporter, producing the protein MSWIYLILAILLEVSGTTSMKLSDGFSKFWPSAMIFVFYALSFTSLTYALKELEVSVTYAVWSGLGTVLIALIGIVWFKESVNPMKIISIAVIIIGVIGLNLSHRFD
- a CDS encoding KamA family radical SAM protein — translated: MQKCDITNLPDAEFSFIPENAPKFATYTLKNFRNIQQLKHLPEDVVSAIAVVGHVFPFKVNSYVTEKLIDWGNAPNDPIFTLTFPQKGMLLPHHYEIVQALLAENAPKSKLAKAINQIREELNPHPAGQLEFNVPKLNGQKIDGLQHKYNETALFFPSEGQSCHAYCTYCFRWPQFGENDDLKIATNQIENVIAYLKHHTEISDVLITGGDPLTMSAKSLSKYVLALLSEDLPHIRTIRIGTKTLTYWPYRFLTEKDSEQLLDAFRMIVRSGKHLALMTHFNHPVELETPEVAEAIQRIRETGAVIRTQSPIIRGINDDAKIWSALWKRQVSLGLVPYYMFIPRDTGAQHFFRISLVRAWEIFKEAYQHVSGICRTVRGPSMSTNPGKVQVMGVCEVNGQKVISLQFLQGRNPDWVLRPFFAEFSESAFWLSELSPAFGQESFFYEEELAELTKPIEDDCLEAVC